In bacterium, the genomic stretch ACGCAGATTTCCCGCAAGAACCGTCTGTTTGCCCTGCTTTTTCAGCCGTTGGAGGTCCTTTTTGACCTTCTCGGCAAGGAACCTTCCGGTATGGGACCGGGTGCTCTCCATCACCTGGGACACGGTCCCGGCCGCGACCAAATCTCCACCCTCCTCGCCGCCCTCGGGTCCCAAATCGATGATATGGTCGGCGGTCTTGATGACGTCCAGATTGTGTTCGATGACCACCACGCTGTTCCCGGCTTCCACGAGGCGTTTCAAGACCACGATCAAATGGTGGACATCGGCGAAATGCAGGCCCGTCGTGGGTTCATCCAGGATATAGAGGGTCCGTCCCGTGCTCCGCTTCCCGAGTTCCGTGGATAGTTTGACCCGTTGGGCCTCCCCACCCGAAAGGGTCGTGGCCGCCTGTCCGATCTTGATATAGCCCAAGCCCACGTCCCGGAGGGTCTCCAGGATGCGGTTGACCTTCGGAATGGCAACGAAGAAGGGCAACGCCTCGCTGACGCTCATCCCCAGTATCTCGGCGATGTTCTTTCCTTTGTATTGGATCTCCAAGGTTTCCCGGTTGTAGCGCTTCCCTTTGCAGACCTCGCAAGGAACATAAACATCGGGCAGGAAGTGCATCTCGATCTTCAATACCCCATCCCCTTCGCAAGCCTCACAGCGGCCACCCTTGACGTTGAAGCTGAAACGCCCTTCCTTGTAACCACGGGCCTTGGACTCGGGCAGTTGGGCGAAAAGGTCCCGGATATGGGTGAAAAGGCCCGTATAAGTGGCCGGATTGGACCGGGGCGTCCGACCAATGGGTGATTGGTCGATCTCGATCACCTTGTCGATATGGCCCACCCCATCGAGACTTTCATAGCCTTCAGGTTTCATCCGCAATCCGTAGAGCTGGTGCAGGAGCGCGGGGTAGAGGGTCTCCATGACCAAGGTGCTTTTTCCGGAGCCGGAAACACCCGTCACGGCCACCAGGCATCCCAGGGGGAAATGGACCGTCAGGTCCTTCAAGTTGTTCAGGCGCGCGCCCTTGAGGACCAACTCCTTTTCGAAGGGAAATTCCTTGCGGGAATTGACGGGGATATGCTTCTTCCCGGAAAGATATTGTCCCGTCAAGGACCGGGGATGGGCCAGGATGTCGGACAAGGAGCCGGATGCCACCACTTCTCCGCCCTCCACACCGGCCCCGAGCCCCATGTCCACGATGAAATCGGCCTCTTCCATGGTGTCCTCGTCATGCTCGACCACAAGGACCGAGTTGCCAATGTCCCGGAGGCGCTTCAAGGTATCCAGCAAACGGGCATTGTCGCGTTGATGAAGGCCGATGGAAGGTTCATCCAGGATATAAAGGACCCCGACCAAAGCGCTCCCGATCTGCGTGGCCAAATGGATACGCTGCGCCTCACCGCCTGAAAGGGTCGCGGTCATTCGGTCCAGGGTCAAGTAATCCAAGCCCACGTTCTTGAGGAACGATAAGCGGCTTTTCACTTCTTTGAGGATCTGCCCGCCCACCGCCATGGACTTCGCGTCGAACTTGAGCCCCTCGAAGAACTCCAGGCACCTTTTCACCGAGAAACGGGTCACATCAATGATGCTCATTCCCTCGATCGTCACAGCAAGGCTTTCCGGTTTCAACCGGGTCCCCTTGCAGGACCGGCAGGGTTTACTGATGAGGAAATCCTCGATCTCCTCGCGGATGGATTCCGAATCGGTCTCGTGGAAGCGCCTTTCCAGGTTCGGGATCACGCCCTCGAAGGGACCCCAAAATTTCTGGCGGTAGGTCCCTTTCTGGACCC encodes the following:
- the uvrA gene encoding excinuclease ABC subunit UvrA, with protein sequence MKKNSIVVRGAREHNLKNVSLEMPRDQLVVITGVSGSGKSSLAFDTLYAEGQRRYVESLSAYARQFLGLMEKPDVDLIEGLSPAVAIQQKAGSRNPRSTVGTTTEIYDYFRLLFARMGTPHCPQCGRTISRQTIQQIVDRVLGFPEGSKLHILAPLISSRKGEYKKIFDQVRKDGFARVRVDGKLLSLDEDIPLEKNKKHDIEVVVDRLVLKDGIAKRLADSLETASKHGEGVVKVLVGSGEKEEEHLFSEHFACVHCGLSLEEPAPRSFSFNNPHGACPACTGMGYKMEAEETLVLDPEKSIQEGAVLPYANPRALYYQNLIEGVCQHFGVRQDVPFKKLPEKVRKAILLGTEEEIEFRVQKGTYRQKFWGPFEGVIPNLERRFHETDSESIREEIEDFLISKPCRSCKGTRLKPESLAVTIEGMSIIDVTRFSVKRCLEFFEGLKFDAKSMAVGGQILKEVKSRLSFLKNVGLDYLTLDRMTATLSGGEAQRIHLATQIGSALVGVLYILDEPSIGLHQRDNARLLDTLKRLRDIGNSVLVVEHDEDTMEEADFIVDMGLGAGVEGGEVVASGSLSDILAHPRSLTGQYLSGKKHIPVNSRKEFPFEKELVLKGARLNNLKDLTVHFPLGCLVAVTGVSGSGKSTLVMETLYPALLHQLYGLRMKPEGYESLDGVGHIDKVIEIDQSPIGRTPRSNPATYTGLFTHIRDLFAQLPESKARGYKEGRFSFNVKGGRCEACEGDGVLKIEMHFLPDVYVPCEVCKGKRYNRETLEIQYKGKNIAEILGMSVSEALPFFVAIPKVNRILETLRDVGLGYIKIGQAATTLSGGEAQRVKLSTELGKRSTGRTLYILDEPTTGLHFADVHHLIVVLKRLVEAGNSVVVIEHNLDVIKTADHIIDLGPEGGEEGGDLVAAGTVSQVMESTRSHTGRFLAEKVKKDLQRLKKQGKQTVLAGNLR